In Halapricum desulfuricans, a single window of DNA contains:
- a CDS encoding glycosyltransferase family 61 protein, producing the protein MATRLWQLLGDAGAVYRRGGHTALTRGAFRYGRQRLPVELWPELLLDPIGAADRRIPVQETPDIQLAYEGNYRESLPRPLKAAEGRTLGAEGAVYRYDDADVVGRRPIVGVDGRYFPPSWLGVETAFFLHQEKYLKRNLPLTWSLRTLLGSGPDRAIDTGFLLLGERSLEFPAWHHEVLPKLQFLEAYEEQTGESPTLIVNADLGQFHEQSLRLMGYDPDSWVDPGDGAIRVRKLLVAPHPRRARGTHLHTTALDWVGERIRSNLPDRSDDFSKRVYVSRRDAERRRVRNETEVVDALRDRGFEWYEPGRLDYEEEIALFSGADLIVGAHGMGLASMFHASDAALVELFPRGGATEHYFLTAAERGFAYEFLSCDSIEEGGNVRARDRDFVVDTDELLSRIKRVESAVETHSDGETDVQSETVR; encoded by the coding sequence ATGGCAACTCGTTTGTGGCAGTTATTAGGGGACGCAGGCGCAGTCTATCGCCGCGGTGGACATACAGCGCTGACACGCGGCGCATTCAGATACGGTCGACAGCGCCTGCCGGTCGAACTGTGGCCGGAGCTGTTGCTAGATCCGATCGGAGCGGCCGACAGACGGATCCCGGTCCAGGAGACGCCTGATATCCAGTTGGCTTACGAGGGAAACTATCGGGAATCGCTTCCACGACCGCTGAAAGCGGCCGAGGGTCGGACACTCGGCGCTGAAGGGGCTGTCTACCGCTACGATGACGCCGATGTCGTGGGCCGACGGCCGATTGTCGGCGTCGACGGGCGGTACTTCCCCCCGTCGTGGCTCGGCGTCGAGACTGCGTTTTTCCTCCATCAGGAGAAGTACCTGAAGCGCAATCTGCCGCTCACGTGGTCGCTTCGGACACTCCTGGGATCGGGGCCGGATCGCGCGATCGATACCGGATTCTTGCTCTTGGGCGAGCGCAGCCTCGAGTTCCCGGCCTGGCACCACGAAGTCCTGCCGAAACTCCAGTTTCTGGAAGCGTACGAGGAGCAGACGGGCGAATCCCCGACGCTTATCGTGAACGCCGATCTCGGCCAGTTTCACGAACAGTCACTCCGGTTGATGGGGTATGACCCCGACTCGTGGGTCGACCCCGGAGACGGTGCGATTCGCGTGCGGAAGTTGCTCGTCGCTCCACACCCACGCCGCGCGCGGGGCACGCACCTTCACACGACGGCGCTGGACTGGGTCGGTGAACGCATTCGATCGAACCTCCCCGACAGGAGCGACGACTTCTCCAAGCGGGTGTACGTCTCCCGGCGGGACGCAGAGAGGCGACGCGTCCGGAACGAAACGGAGGTCGTAGACGCGCTCCGTGACCGGGGGTTCGAGTGGTACGAACCCGGCCGCCTCGACTACGAGGAGGAGATTGCCCTCTTTTCGGGTGCCGATCTCATCGTCGGCGCGCACGGGATGGGGCTCGCAAGCATGTTCCACGCGAGCGACGCGGCGCTCGTCGAACTGTTCCCTCGTGGCGGGGCGACGGAACATTACTTTCTCACGGCCGCTGAACGCGGCTTCGCCTACGAGTTTCTCTCCTGTGATTCGATCGAAGAGGGGGGGAACGTGCGCGCCAGAGATCGAGACTTTGTCGTCGACACCGACGAACTACTGTCTCGTATCAAACGCGTCGAATCCGCAGTGGAGACTCACTCCGACGGTGAGACCGACGTCCAGAGCGAGACGGTCCGATAG
- a CDS encoding oligosaccharide flippase family protein: MGKVGRGVSFVFISQVFRMVAKGGLILILTRYLLTPNEYGQLFLTLAVLGFVLMFASLGLNKSGAKYAAEYRKKEPELVPDIIRSTYFYTVVATTVVCTVLAVIHRRIAAFVGDPAIGPLLLIGVAYIALKALGGVAAMFFQGFNRMDLNAATTILSNLLLIIAVPGLLILGFGLEGAMVGYVISSGVAAVVATAIIYVYFYEADSIRGTVTSAISKRVLRYSVPLTFTMGAGVLNSRIDTILLGMFRGSTAIAFYTLGKQLTEFLIAPAHSLGFGISPTFGEQKAKDELNRAASLYERSFTYIVALYAPAAAGVVLVADPTINLIFGSDYAGAVPVLQIFSLFVVVRALNSITSDALDYLGRARERAIAKGTLAMANFVLNLIFIPMFGVVGAAVATVITDSIYVGTELYIISGELPLDKGKLARSTLVIAAITAGMSTVVYPLVSFATTIPLLFGVVCIGGAVWLVLVALTDVIDLGSLRSTLT, from the coding sequence ATGGGAAAAGTCGGTCGGGGCGTGTCGTTCGTCTTTATTTCACAGGTCTTCCGGATGGTCGCCAAGGGTGGGTTGATCCTCATTCTGACCCGCTACTTGCTCACCCCCAACGAGTACGGCCAGCTGTTTCTCACCCTCGCAGTACTTGGATTCGTGTTGATGTTCGCCAGTCTCGGCCTAAACAAATCCGGTGCCAAGTACGCGGCGGAGTACCGCAAGAAAGAGCCCGAGCTGGTGCCCGACATTATCCGGAGTACGTATTTCTACACCGTGGTCGCAACTACCGTCGTCTGTACCGTTCTCGCGGTCATTCACAGGCGGATCGCCGCGTTTGTCGGTGACCCGGCGATCGGCCCGCTGCTGTTGATCGGCGTCGCGTATATCGCTCTGAAGGCCCTCGGCGGCGTGGCCGCAATGTTCTTTCAGGGGTTCAATCGGATGGATCTCAACGCCGCGACAACAATCCTCTCGAACCTCCTGCTGATCATCGCTGTTCCGGGGCTGCTGATCCTCGGATTCGGCCTGGAGGGCGCGATGGTAGGATACGTAATCAGTTCGGGGGTCGCGGCAGTCGTCGCGACGGCGATCATCTACGTCTACTTCTACGAAGCGGACTCCATCAGGGGGACGGTCACCTCAGCGATCTCCAAACGCGTGCTTCGCTACAGCGTCCCGCTCACGTTCACGATGGGTGCGGGCGTACTCAACAGCCGTATCGACACTATCCTGCTTGGCATGTTCCGTGGTTCGACGGCCATCGCGTTCTACACGCTGGGCAAACAGCTCACCGAATTCCTGATCGCGCCCGCACACTCGCTGGGGTTCGGAATCTCGCCGACCTTCGGCGAGCAAAAGGCAAAGGACGAACTGAACCGCGCAGCCTCCCTCTACGAGCGGTCGTTCACCTATATCGTGGCGCTGTACGCGCCGGCCGCTGCGGGCGTGGTCCTCGTTGCCGACCCGACTATCAATCTGATCTTCGGATCTGACTACGCGGGTGCCGTACCGGTCCTCCAGATATTCAGCCTGTTCGTGGTGGTCCGGGCGCTGAACTCGATCACGAGCGACGCGCTTGACTACCTCGGACGCGCCCGGGAGCGCGCGATCGCCAAGGGAACCCTCGCGATGGCGAACTTCGTGCTCAACCTGATCTTCATTCCGATGTTCGGGGTCGTCGGCGCGGCCGTGGCCACCGTGATCACCGACAGCATCTATGTCGGCACGGAACTGTACATCATCTCCGGCGAGCTGCCCCTCGACAAGGGTAAACTCGCCCGGTCGACGCTCGTCATCGCTGCCATCACGGCCGGAATGTCGACCGTGGTGTATCCACTGGTCAGCTTTGCGACGACGATCCCGTTGCTGTTCGGTGTAGTCTGTATCGGTGGCGCGGTCTGGCTGGTGTTGGTGGCCCTGACCGACGTGATCGACCTCGGGTCGCTCAGGTCGACACTGACCTGA
- a CDS encoding DUF1616 domain-containing protein, producing the protein MRNALQEIRRIHITIPVDLVGVVVLVALFDGLTFRLSTVFPLARAVVGIVIALFVPGYLLLAIIFPRQSTESDQDDPVLSGRTQFGLRRLAQGGAPSWTERFLLSFGLSLALLPVLALVVAPISGSLSQSAVVTGLNAVVLFGVVTAFVRRNLVPRDERLHLSFGAWIASVREAFEGARVTDRVLTVLFVLSVVSAVATMGFVVLSPDNGEAYTSFAVLSENGDGELLASGYPEEIRQGTDAELAVRVENHEGSETDYTAVAVLQRIDVSDDSVTVTESEQVFRERSTVPTGETWTATHTVEPTLVGENLRLRYYLYQGEPPQNVNADTAYRTVSLWTSVSPSE; encoded by the coding sequence ATGAGAAACGCACTGCAAGAGATTCGGCGCATCCACATTACAATACCTGTCGACCTCGTCGGGGTCGTGGTTTTGGTCGCGCTATTCGACGGACTGACCTTTCGTCTATCGACGGTGTTCCCGCTCGCGCGCGCTGTCGTCGGTATCGTTATCGCCCTGTTCGTTCCGGGCTACCTCCTGCTGGCGATCATCTTTCCCAGGCAGTCTACCGAGTCGGATCAGGACGACCCGGTACTATCAGGCCGAACGCAGTTTGGGCTGCGTCGACTCGCTCAGGGGGGCGCACCCTCCTGGACCGAGCGGTTCCTCCTCTCGTTCGGGCTGAGTCTCGCGTTGCTCCCGGTGCTGGCACTCGTCGTCGCGCCGATCAGCGGCTCACTCTCACAGAGTGCCGTGGTGACGGGACTGAACGCTGTCGTCCTGTTCGGCGTCGTGACAGCGTTCGTCCGGCGAAACCTCGTTCCCCGGGACGAACGGCTCCACCTGTCGTTCGGTGCGTGGATAGCCTCAGTGAGAGAAGCCTTCGAGGGAGCGAGAGTCACCGACCGGGTGCTTACCGTCCTCTTCGTCCTCAGCGTCGTCAGTGCCGTCGCGACGATGGGGTTCGTGGTCCTTTCACCGGACAACGGTGAAGCGTACACGAGCTTTGCGGTGCTGAGCGAGAACGGCGACGGCGAACTCCTCGCCTCGGGCTATCCAGAGGAGATCCGGCAGGGAACCGATGCTGAACTCGCGGTGCGGGTCGAGAACCACGAGGGCAGCGAAACGGACTACACTGCCGTAGCTGTCCTCCAGCGGATCGATGTCTCGGACGATTCGGTGACTGTCACGGAGTCCGAACAGGTCTTTCGGGAGCGATCGACGGTCCCGACCGGCGAGACCTGGACAGCGACACACACGGTCGAACCGACGCTGGTTGGAGAGAATCTCCGCCTCCGATACTATCTCTATCAGGGTGAGCCACCGCAGAACGTGAACGCTGACACCGCCTATCGGACCGTCTCGCTCTGGACGTCGGTCTCACCGTCGGAGTGA